Proteins found in one Solitalea lacus genomic segment:
- the pfkA gene encoding 6-phosphofructokinase, with the protein MTKKIERIAVLTSGGDAPGMNACIRAVVRTGIYHGVQMFGVLQGYQGLISNDIIPLNSKSVSNIVQRGGTILKTARCLEFKTSEGRKAAYENLVKHNIDGLVVIGGDGSFTGAEILSREYDIKVIGVPGTIDNDLFGTDYTIGFDTANNTVIDAIDKIRDTAASHDRLFFVEVMGRDAGYIALWSAIGGGAEAVLIPEKETSVDDLVDKLMIDLGNQKTSSIVVVAEGEHGGGAMAIAEKVKERFNYDTKVSILGHFQRGGSPTSFDRVLASRLGQAAVEALLKGYNRKMTGMISNKVALTSIDLAIKNKTEMDESLIELVNILAI; encoded by the coding sequence ATGACTAAAAAGATTGAAAGAATTGCAGTATTAACCTCTGGTGGTGATGCCCCAGGCATGAATGCTTGTATACGTGCAGTAGTAAGAACAGGCATTTATCATGGTGTTCAAATGTTTGGAGTTTTACAGGGCTACCAGGGACTTATAAGCAATGATATCATTCCCCTGAACTCAAAATCTGTCAGCAATATTGTACAACGTGGCGGCACTATTTTGAAAACAGCCCGTTGTTTAGAATTTAAGACTTCTGAAGGAAGAAAAGCCGCGTATGAAAACTTGGTTAAACACAACATTGATGGCTTAGTAGTTATTGGTGGTGATGGAAGTTTCACCGGTGCAGAAATTCTTTCAAGAGAATATGATATTAAAGTAATTGGTGTACCAGGAACAATTGACAACGACCTATTTGGCACTGATTATACTATTGGCTTTGATACAGCAAACAATACTGTCATTGATGCCATTGACAAAATAAGAGACACTGCAGCCTCCCATGATCGTTTGTTTTTTGTTGAAGTAATGGGTCGTGATGCAGGGTACATTGCATTATGGTCTGCAATTGGTGGTGGAGCTGAAGCTGTATTAATTCCTGAAAAAGAAACCTCTGTTGACGACTTAGTTGACAAATTAATGATTGACTTGGGCAATCAAAAAACCTCTAGCATTGTTGTAGTAGCAGAAGGTGAGCATGGCGGTGGTGCAATGGCCATTGCCGAAAAAGTTAAAGAACGCTTTAACTACGACACCAAAGTGAGTATTCTAGGCCATTTCCAACGTGGCGGAAGCCCGACCAGCTTCGATCGTGTGCTTGCTAGCCGTTTAGGACAAGCAGCTGTTGAAGCCCTGCTAAAAGGTTATAACCGCAAAATGACCGGTATGATTAGTAACAAAGTAGCTCTTACCAGTATCGATTTAGCTATTAAAAATAAAACAGAAATGGATGAATCACTCATTGAATTGGTAAACATTTTAGCCATTTAA
- a CDS encoding NUDIX hydrolase: METNNLPKLHSDFSVDCVVFGFDKGELKIILIERAEEPFKDYLALPGNLVNDNEDIDQAADRVLSELTGLHDVYMEQLYTFGDVNRHPQGRVITVAYFSLIKIKKQTLNPLSSYARKAQWVSISDIPKLAFDHSKILDKAYKRLQSGIRYQPIGFELLPEKFTLSQLQQLYEVILEKPIDKRNFRKKILSFGLLIELDEKQKNVSHRAAKLYKFNKSRYNNLKKMGFSFEL; encoded by the coding sequence ATGGAAACTAACAACTTACCTAAATTACATTCTGATTTTTCGGTCGACTGTGTGGTTTTTGGTTTTGATAAGGGAGAGCTTAAAATAATATTAATTGAGCGTGCCGAGGAGCCCTTTAAAGACTATCTGGCATTGCCTGGTAATTTAGTGAATGATAATGAGGATATTGATCAGGCAGCCGATCGAGTATTAAGCGAGTTAACAGGTCTGCATGATGTGTATATGGAGCAGCTCTACACCTTTGGAGATGTAAACCGACATCCACAAGGCAGGGTTATTACAGTAGCTTATTTTTCATTAATTAAGATTAAAAAACAAACACTGAATCCTTTATCATCATACGCACGCAAAGCCCAATGGGTTTCAATTTCTGATATCCCAAAATTAGCGTTCGATCATAGTAAAATTTTGGATAAGGCCTATAAGCGTTTGCAAAGCGGTATTCGTTACCAACCAATTGGATTTGAATTATTACCGGAGAAGTTTACACTAAGCCAGTTGCAGCAATTGTATGAAGTGATTTTGGAGAAGCCAATTGATAAACGGAACTTTCGTAAGAAAATTTTAAGCTTTGGATTGTTAATTGAACTGGACGAAAAACAGAAAAACGTTTCGCACCGTGCGGCTAAACTGTATAAATTCAATAAATCCCGTTATAATAATTTAAAGAAAATGGGTTTTTCTTTTGAATTATAA
- a CDS encoding N-acetylglucosamine kinase has translation MIIIADGGSTKTNWCLLNKENKKVYFNTEGYNPYFIDSPGIIQSLKTNLPDNLDINSIEHVSFYGAGCSNEEKNEVVASALRTVFTKAKVFVSHDLLAAARALLGNQPGFAAILGTGTNTCYYNGKEITLNIDSLGYMLGDEGSGSYIGRRLLRDYMRGAMPQELMNAFDRAYGYSHDEILDRIYKKPLPNRFLASFSKFLYDNNNVQPYSRTVIKESFTAFFRDLVSHYPDYQKHTFNCIGSVSYNFRDVLTEVCNEFGMQVGKIVRSPIDDLVQYHINELKLSSV, from the coding sequence ATGATAATTATTGCCGATGGCGGTTCTACAAAAACTAACTGGTGCCTGTTAAACAAAGAGAACAAAAAGGTTTATTTCAACACAGAAGGATATAATCCTTATTTTATTGACTCGCCTGGAATTATCCAGTCTTTGAAAACCAACCTTCCCGACAACCTTGACATTAACAGCATTGAACATGTTAGTTTTTATGGTGCTGGATGTTCTAACGAAGAGAAGAATGAAGTGGTTGCATCGGCCTTACGCACGGTGTTTACCAAAGCTAAAGTTTTTGTAAGCCATGACTTACTAGCTGCTGCTAGGGCTTTATTGGGCAACCAACCAGGCTTTGCAGCTATTTTGGGAACTGGCACCAATACCTGCTATTATAATGGCAAAGAAATTACACTTAATATAGATTCATTAGGATACATGTTGGGTGATGAAGGCAGTGGTTCATACATCGGTCGTAGGTTACTACGTGATTATATGCGTGGTGCAATGCCCCAGGAACTAATGAATGCTTTCGATCGTGCTTACGGTTATTCTCACGATGAGATTTTAGATCGTATTTACAAGAAACCTTTACCTAACCGTTTCTTAGCAAGCTTCAGTAAGTTTTTATACGACAATAATAATGTACAGCCATATTCTCGTACTGTTATTAAAGAATCATTCACTGCATTTTTCCGTGATTTGGTAAGCCATTACCCTGATTATCAAAAACACACCTTTAACTGCATTGGTTCAGTAAGCTACAACTTCCGTGATGTGCTAACTGAGGTTTGTAATGAGTTTGGAATGCAAGTAGGCAAAATTGTTCGCTCCCCTATTGATGATTTGGTTCAATACCATATCAATGAATTAAAATTATCTTCAGTTTAG
- a CDS encoding alpha/beta hydrolase yields MPKRWIFLTLLLFFGVFCNAQVVFRIHSVPINTSSVEKLYLAGSFNNWNPADENFTFKRSANGSYSLITMLDFGAYEFKVTRGSWEKVEVDSSGNQIENRRIEIKTDDIINIDIDGWSDTYKKQMVHTASSNVYLIDSVFYIPQLETHRRVWIYLPKNYYEKSERKKKYPVLYMQDGQNLFDDYFAPYGEWNVDETLDSLGKELIIVAVDHGGMERLNDYSPYPNLKYGGGKGNRYLAFIVNTLRPYINSHYRTLKDEQNTGMMGSSMGGLISFYGGLRYDKVFGKIGVFSPSFWFQSLIYDYAKKWKPERKQRFYILAGENESDSLVAEVKRMETIMHNKGLNDEELKVAIKPDGRHAEWFWRREFSDAINWLFPEPQNITIVRKLLGKW; encoded by the coding sequence ATGCCGAAAAGATGGATTTTCTTGACTCTATTGCTGTTTTTTGGCGTTTTTTGCAACGCTCAGGTTGTCTTTCGTATTCATTCTGTTCCGATAAATACCTCATCGGTTGAAAAGCTTTACTTAGCCGGAAGCTTTAATAACTGGAACCCTGCAGATGAAAACTTTACATTTAAACGTTCTGCAAATGGTTCCTATTCATTAATTACAATGTTGGATTTTGGAGCTTATGAATTTAAAGTTACCAGAGGTAGTTGGGAAAAGGTCGAAGTCGACAGTTCGGGTAATCAAATTGAAAATCGAAGGATAGAAATCAAAACTGATGATATAATTAATATTGATATTGACGGCTGGTCCGACACTTACAAAAAACAAATGGTGCATACGGCATCATCGAATGTTTATTTGATTGACTCGGTTTTTTATATTCCACAGTTAGAAACACATCGTCGGGTTTGGATCTACCTGCCTAAAAATTATTATGAAAAATCAGAACGAAAAAAGAAATACCCGGTTTTGTATATGCAGGACGGTCAAAATCTATTTGATGATTATTTTGCCCCTTATGGGGAGTGGAATGTAGATGAAACATTAGACAGCCTGGGGAAAGAGCTCATCATTGTAGCAGTGGATCATGGTGGAATGGAACGACTAAATGATTATTCCCCTTATCCGAACTTAAAATATGGTGGTGGAAAAGGTAATAGATACCTTGCTTTTATTGTCAATACCCTTCGTCCGTATATAAACTCGCATTACAGAACGCTTAAGGATGAACAAAATACCGGAATGATGGGAAGCTCAATGGGGGGGCTGATTTCTTTTTACGGAGGGTTGCGATATGATAAAGTGTTTGGAAAAATTGGAGTGTTTTCGCCATCGTTTTGGTTTCAATCGTTAATTTATGATTACGCTAAAAAATGGAAACCTGAACGCAAGCAGCGTTTTTACATATTGGCCGGAGAAAATGAAAGTGATTCATTAGTGGCAGAAGTTAAACGGATGGAAACTATCATGCACAATAAAGGATTAAATGATGAGGAACTTAAAGTGGCTATTAAGCCTGACGGACGGCATGCTGAGTGGTTTTGGCGACGTGAATTTTCTGATGCCATCAATTGGTTATTTCCCGAGCCACAAAACATAACAATTGTTAGAAAATTGCTTGGTAAATGGTAA
- a CDS encoding TonB-dependent receptor, translating into MKLKVIFTILLALAYINAFAQQIIKGKVYDAVTHEPLSGVSVFAPNTTIGAQTNAQGIFKFSTGEKVIKITVSFLGYETRIMEVGDKELSIALSPVASNMQEVVVTASRETQLRSQAPIAISKVSAKLLEETKPTAVYEVMNKVSGVLMVNLNNEQHSMSIRQPMTTSGYYLYMEDGIGIRPMGVFNHNALLEVNQYAISSIEVVKGPVSSIYGPEAVGGAVNFITQRPTAVPSARVGIQFDQWGYKRLQFGAGAQIGKFGVYVGGLSSQQKNSWMSYSDYDKASVNTRLEYQLTAKTRLVGTFMYGDYYSQTSGSVDSIAFFNRNYTSTNDFTYRKSKASRSRITLEHDWSNGSKSFVTLFNRFNEHGQNPSYSIKWKSGQTTATGEINSNDFTSYGIVGQHSQRFDFLNSKLIAGGLFDYSPNVYSAYQIDLNAQLRPDGKSVEKYTIIKERLDIKLSDYAAKIRNAAAYLQYDFEPLKNLRFSTGLRYDLMSFTYDNYLDASSGSKEYKHITPKVGLTYDLGHDKGFYANYSQGFAPPALTAIFRKKNNTNPAEFYYNLKSALFQNYEVGAWAAFLQNKIYIDVALYRMDGRNELLNIRQPDNSYDYQSAGKTLHKGIEFSATIKPVKELNFRLGGTCAIHRFEDFQVSNKSTDQLKNLNGYDMPSSPRWVWNAELSYYPQWFKNFRTSMEWQHVSGWYQNQINMVSYSGYDLLNARVGYQWRGIEVYSNLMNLTDELYASNASRGNNITDRTTYTAAAPRTWVFGITYQLAKK; encoded by the coding sequence ATGAAATTGAAAGTAATTTTTACTATTCTTTTGGCATTGGCATATATTAATGCCTTTGCCCAACAAATTATTAAAGGAAAGGTGTATGATGCTGTAACGCACGAACCTTTATCAGGAGTGAGCGTATTTGCTCCGAATACAACCATAGGGGCCCAAACAAATGCCCAAGGCATTTTTAAATTTTCTACAGGAGAAAAAGTTATTAAGATCACAGTTTCGTTTTTGGGTTACGAAACCCGAATTATGGAAGTGGGTGATAAAGAATTATCTATTGCATTGAGTCCGGTAGCGTCCAATATGCAAGAGGTAGTTGTAACAGCTAGCCGCGAAACGCAGTTACGCAGTCAGGCACCAATTGCCATTAGTAAGGTTTCGGCCAAGTTGTTAGAAGAAACCAAGCCTACGGCTGTTTATGAAGTGATGAACAAAGTATCAGGTGTGCTGATGGTGAATTTGAACAATGAGCAACATAGCATGTCAATTCGCCAGCCGATGACTACTTCGGGTTATTATCTTTATATGGAAGACGGTATCGGTATCAGGCCAATGGGTGTTTTTAATCATAATGCTTTGCTGGAAGTTAACCAATATGCCATTAGTTCGATAGAAGTGGTAAAAGGACCCGTGTCATCAATTTATGGTCCTGAAGCGGTAGGAGGAGCTGTTAATTTTATCACTCAGCGGCCAACGGCCGTCCCATCGGCCCGTGTAGGTATTCAGTTTGATCAATGGGGCTATAAGCGTTTGCAATTTGGTGCCGGTGCGCAAATAGGAAAGTTCGGAGTATATGTTGGAGGGTTGAGCAGTCAGCAAAAAAACTCTTGGATGTCGTATTCCGATTACGACAAAGCTTCAGTGAATACTCGCTTAGAATATCAGTTGACTGCTAAAACCAGATTAGTAGGTACATTTATGTACGGCGACTATTACTCGCAAACCAGTGGCAGTGTTGATAGTATTGCTTTTTTTAATAGAAACTATACAAGCACTAATGATTTTACCTATCGAAAATCAAAGGCTAGTCGCTCACGTATTACATTAGAACACGATTGGTCCAACGGTTCGAAGAGTTTTGTTACACTGTTTAATCGTTTTAACGAGCATGGACAAAATCCTTCTTATAGTATTAAATGGAAATCAGGACAAACAACTGCAACCGGCGAAATCAATTCAAATGATTTTACCAGTTATGGTATAGTTGGGCAACACAGCCAGCGTTTTGATTTTTTAAATTCAAAACTTATTGCTGGTGGTCTGTTTGATTATTCACCAAATGTTTATTCTGCATATCAAATCGATTTAAATGCTCAATTACGTCCTGATGGTAAGTCGGTAGAAAAATACACTATTATCAAGGAACGTCTGGATATTAAACTGTCGGATTATGCAGCTAAAATCAGAAATGCTGCAGCTTATTTACAATATGACTTTGAGCCATTGAAGAATTTGCGTTTTTCAACAGGCTTACGATACGATTTGATGTCGTTTACGTATGATAATTATTTGGATGCCTCATCAGGCAGTAAAGAATATAAGCACATTACGCCTAAAGTTGGTTTGACGTATGATTTGGGTCATGACAAAGGTTTCTATGCCAACTATTCTCAAGGGTTTGCTCCGCCGGCACTAACAGCTATTTTTCGCAAAAAAAACAATACTAATCCTGCAGAGTTTTACTATAACCTAAAATCGGCTCTGTTTCAAAATTATGAAGTAGGCGCCTGGGCGGCCTTCCTTCAAAATAAAATTTATATTGATGTGGCTTTATATCGAATGGATGGTCGTAATGAATTACTGAATATTCGTCAACCTGATAATTCTTATGATTACCAGTCAGCCGGAAAAACCCTGCATAAAGGGATTGAATTTAGCGCAACGATAAAACCTGTAAAAGAACTGAATTTCCGCTTGGGAGGAACCTGTGCTATCCATCGATTTGAAGATTTTCAGGTGAGTAATAAATCAACTGATCAGCTTAAAAATCTGAACGGCTATGACATGCCTTCATCACCGCGATGGGTTTGGAATGCGGAATTGAGCTATTATCCTCAATGGTTTAAAAACTTCCGTACTTCAATGGAGTGGCAGCATGTTTCGGGCTGGTATCAAAATCAAATCAATATGGTTAGTTATTCTGGATATGATTTGCTAAATGCCAGAGTGGGTTACCAATGGAGAGGAATTGAAGTATACTCTAATTTGATGAATCTTACTGATGAATTATATGCAAGCAACGCATCAAGGGGTAATAACATTACCGATCGTACAACTTATACTGCTGC